The nucleotide sequence TGCTGTCCAGTATAAACTGAGTCTGGCGAAGCATAGTCCTGGCTGCGCCCATCAAAATCACTACAAAAACAATGATCATTAGTACTGTCTGCCAGATAACATGCGTGATGTACGCCTCATAATGCTCTTCAGCACGCTTAGTACTTTCTGAAGACACAAGAACCCAATTTGCACCCTTTACTCTGGTTGCGTGTTCAAATCTATCGCCACTAGCCAGCTCATAAGCAAGCTCACCCGATAATCCTTTGATCAACTGAGAAACCGTTTTACCCGCATCGGTGTCATCGGTAAGAGCACTTACCCTTTTCGCTTTCGGGTGCCCCAGAACTTTACCTGTATCCAGTTCAATAAGGTACGCATAGCTATTACTGTCGCCTTGCTTTGCGATAACGCCAAAGGCGAACTCCGCATTTTCTGAGCCGTCAACACCATCACGAATACTGGATTGAAGAATAGTCGCCAGAATGCCGGCTTCAGCTCGCGATGTTTCCATCACTTGTTCTTTCTGGATTGATACAAGCGACGAATAAAGCGTATTGGCGTCCCACAGCTGCTTACCTACGATAAAGATGGTACTGAACACCATCAATACCAGCAGTTTAGGAACCAGCCTGATATCCGTAATAACCCTTTCCCATGGCTTAATTGATAAACTTGCCATTTAATAAACTCCACGTAATTTGTGAGTAAGAGACTAAGTGCTTATTGCAGTTATTTTCTTCTCTTGCAGCGTTTTATTATAGCCTGTAGAGAAATGTCTCTAATTATTTCGAGCCTCGTATGAAAAAAAGATAATAACAAAACTGGGCTCATCCAATAGAACTAATGGCGATTTAGTTACCACTTTTATCAGTATTTGTGATCTCGTAAATGTTGTTCTGGTTAATTATTGCAACCCCATGAATAACTGTTATCGACCTGGATCTGAATTTCTGGAATTTATTTTGTGATAATGCCGCCAAGGTCACACTGGTGTAGTTAACGGGTAATAAAGCCCCGTAAATAGCAGCAGACCATCAATTGAGCCATACAGAAAACTTAGCGCTTATTAAAAAAGCCAGACACATTGTCTGGCTTTTTCTGCAAAAAATATAGCTGCTATATTTCTACTGTCTGAGCCAATATGGCTGGGCTTCCACACACATGTTTCTGGTCTGCTCCATAGCATGAAGAATAGAAGACTCCTGGCGAGACAGCCATCTTTCCAACTGATTTTTCTCATCACCCTCAAGCTGATCCACATATTTCTGTAGCGGACCAAGCGTAAGAAGATCATCGATGCCCTGATAAAGATCGGCCCATGGAAGCCTGAAAGCATTTCGCTGGCCAATATCATAGATAGAGGCAAAGCAGACACCGGTGTACAGATTTCTCATCAGACGGTACTGCTGATCGATATACTCCTGGCGGGAAAGATCCTGCTCGGTTGGGAAAGCTTCGATAAGTTCAGCCCAGGTTCGGTCAAGCTGCTTTTCTGAAAAACGGCGAATCGGCTTAGCCATCTTTTCTCTGGCTTTATCATCCAGAAACGGCTGCCAGCCTCTTGCCAGTATCCAGCGACTAAGGTCAAGCAGCAAGCCGGTGTAACGAGCAGACTGTAGAAGATCCAGAGTTTCTTCTCTGTCCGGAAGGGCTTCCCGCTCGTCGTTTAAGTGTTTTACCAGCCATTTACGCGCATCAAGCTTACGCAGCGCATGCCCTTTGTCTTCACACAGATCATCGATGTAATCTGCATCTTTAAGCCAGTGCAACTCTTCATCCAGCCACTTAAGCTCCTGCCGGAGAATCGCACTTGCGCGCCTTGGTACAATGCCACCAAACACTGTCAGAGTCTGTCTGATAAAGGAGATGGAATTACCAATTTCATGCAACGCAGACAAAGAGGGACGTTCAAAAAATATCTGCTCATGGTAATGCCAGTGAGCAAGTGCGTGCTCCAAAGATTTCACAAAGCAGGCCTCAACAGAATCTTTTTCCCTGGTATCCACAAGAGCAAGAGACTTAACCTTATCGCCTCTGTGTCCCTGAGCCAGTCTGTAACCTCGTGCAGCCTTACTCAGATTCCCAAGACGCATACCGCCGCCTTCACTGATAGAGCGCGCCAGAGTAAACAGAGCTTCTGTCTGGCCTGACTTAAGTTCCAGCTCCACTTCACAGATAGGCTCTTCTTTATCGTCAGCAACAACAGCGCCCAGATCAAAAGCAACCTCGATCTGACTGCCGTCAGGCATGCCGACCAGCCACTGTTCTCTGGTGAAATTGGTTGAAAAGATGGGAATCAGTTCCCCCTGAAGCTTAGCCACTGACTTACCGTCTGGCCAAATCTCTTCCGGGTGAAGGGTAAGCTCAGGTTCATTGCTTGTGTGTTCAGCATTGAACTCTGGTCTTTGATGCAGGCCGGCAACTACGCGACCTGATGTTTTAACTGTTTGAACGAAAACGTCATCAAACCGTCGAATACGTAAGCCGATATCGTGCTGACGCAACCAGTTGTCCGGAGTGTCAAAATAGGTGTTCCCTAACTCTCTGCAACTGTTCTGAAGAATTTTAGTTTCTGTGATTTTTTCTTTTAATTTTTCCGAAAAATCTGGCGATACAAAAAACTTCAGCTCTATCTCGGTTTCCATAGTTGTCCCTTAGTAACAAGATAGTGACAGGATATTGCCTATTAAGATTAACAGCAAGCAACAAATCCCCATCAATGAATGATCTAAGTCAGCTTTCGGCACCAATTCTGAACGCAGATACTCCAGGACCGAAAAAAGCCTGTTTTTTGGAGCAAGAGCAAGCTATCCAGCCTCGAAATATTGTTAGAAGAATGTCAGATTTGACTCAAAACCGCATAAAGCGCAGATTTGAATGGCTCTTTAGTTGCAGGGGCTTAAGAAACTTCTTACTATTCGGTTCATGAATTTGTTTATTAAAGACTACAATTAACTCAGGGCAAGTTAACGCCCTCAGATGATAGTCTTTGTCTCAATAGAAGAATTTGTTAAGGGACTTACCGTGAAAAAATTATTCACTTTGGTTTTGTGCACACTACTCGCAACACCAAGTGCTTTTGCTGCACAACGCTATATCGCAGATAACCTGTTTACTTACATGCATTCAGGACCGAGCAACCAGTTTAGAATTATCGGCAGCGTAAATGCCGGCGATAAGGTTAACCTGGTTAATGTGAACAAGGATACGGGTTACAGCGAAGTTGTTGACTCAAAAGGCCGTAAAGGCTGGGTAGAGAGCAAGTTTGTTACTCGTCAGGCAAGTATGGCGGTTCGCCTTCCGAAGCTTGAAAAAGAGCTGGCAGAAGTTAAGGCAAAACTGGCCAATGCTGAGAAGAGTGCCAATCAGGAGCAAGCCGGTCTGATTGAATCTCTGGATATCCGAAACAAGCAGATTGCTGAGCTGGAAGCAAACTACAGCGACATCAGCCAGAAGCTGACTGAGTCTCAGAAAGATGTTCGTGAACTGCGTGCCCGTCTTGATACGCAAAAAGAAGATCTTCTGCTGAAATACTTTATGTATGGCGGCGGTGTTGCAGGTATCGGTCTGCTGTTTGGACTTATCCTTCCACACATCATTCCTCGCCGTAAAAAGTCACCAAATGGCTGGGCGTAAAAATTGTTTTACTGAAAAGAGCCGCGAGGCTCTTTTCTTTTTTATCCTTCCCACTCGTAAAGCGCCGGAATCTCTACCTGCTGACCATTAAAGGCGATAACGATATTACGTGGTGAAATCGAAATCAGCTGAATGCTTGTGTCAAGCCACTCTCCTTCACTCAGCTCCTTATCATTAATCTTGACCCATCTGCGCTTGGAGTCGGAGGCATACATATGTGTTTGCAGGTTCAGAGCCGGTAGTTGTCCTGCGTACTTCTTCAAATTCTCAGTTAGCTTTTCTGGTTTTGGTGCATCCTGTTCACCCAAACCAGATGTGGCGCTATCTTCCTCAAAGGCATTCTGCACCCGCTTGGCAAGCTCAGGTGAAAGCTCACTTAGATCCAAAGAATCTAAATCCAGCTCTTTCGCCCTTTTGCTTTCAGACCCCACCACTTGCTGAGGCACCGGCTCCTCCTGAATAACTTGCGCGGTTACCTCCTGCGCCACTGTATCGTCGGCCTTATTTCTGACAACAGGCTGTAACTCACCAAACTGCGGGTAATCCAGGCTTATAACCCGTACATCAGGATCTTGCAAAGCTGAGCTCTCTTCCGCTACCAACCCCATAGCAACAAGCTCAGGCGCCTCTTTATTAGTAATAATATCCAGCAGCTTCAGCGTATTTTTACCAACAACGCCATCAGCCTGAAGCCCCTGCCACTTCTGGAAGCTTTTTACCCGCGCTTTCATTTCATCATTAAAACGCTTAGTTTCCAGAGCATCTTCTCCCAGCGCTTTCGCCAGTAAGCTGTCCAGCAGAATCACGCTGCTGCCCGAATCCCCCGGTTTTAATGTTCTGGCAATCTTATTCGGCCACAGGCTTGTATACTCTCCCCGCCATAGCTTGCTCAAATTCTCAGTTGAGATCCGGATCCTCTGCCGGCTATTCAGCAGCTCAACCGAATCAGTATCAACGCGGTAAAGCACGGCGTAGAAAACTTGCCTGTCAGCTTCCAGGGCTAACACCACCGGACGATTGACTTTCAGAATATCGCTGAGCTCACCCTTGCTGGTTTCACAGTAAAAAGGGTGAGAAGGCAGAAGGTTACAGCTGGCATCCAGGACTGATGCATCAATCCCCCACAGATGGTACAAAGTGCGAACAGCTGAGATTTCATTCTCCCTGTAAAAACCGGCAACCTCCTGCTCAAATGTTGGAGAAGCCACCTCAATCACTAACGGCTCGGAAGATTTTTCCACAACAACAATCGGCTCCGGTTGTTTACCGGTTAACAACTCAGCCTGCTCTCTTATCTCAGGAGCAAAATAGATCGCAGAGGCTGCAAGTGCGGCCAAAACAGAAGAACCAATAACAACAGGACCCGGTGAACTTTTAGTCTTAGCTGGAGTAAAAGCCCCCGGAGCCTGGAATGAGAGCACATCGTCACAGGCCTTTTCTGCCTGACTGGCCCCCACCGTTTTCTGGTTACTGTAATAGGCATATTGCAACGCCTTATCACAAACCAGGTTAATCAGCCTTGGTACACCCTGAGTTTTACGGGCAATGATTTTCACCGCTTTTTTAGAAAAAAGCTGAACCCGAACTCCGGCTGTTTGGGTGCGGAAATCGATATACTGGGCGATTTCGTTTTCGGTCAGAGGCAACAGGTGATAACGGCCGGTAATTCTCTGGGCAAGCTGCCTTAGTTCCACCGTCTGCAGTTTGAGTTGCAACTCTGGCTGACCAATCAGAAGTACTTTAAGCAGTTTCTGATTGTCCGTTTCCAGATTGGTAAGCAGGCGTAGTTGCTCCAGTACCTGAGCGGAAAGATGCTGAGCTTCGTCAATCAACAGCAGCGTCTGTTTGCCGTTTTCATGATTGGTATACAGATAGCCGGAGATAGCCTGACTAAGCTGCTTAAGTGAAGCCTGCTCAGGATATTCAATTCCAAACTCATCACAGATGGCTTCCAGCAAATCAGACTCTGAAAAAGTAGGGTTAAGAATCAGCCCCGCCTCTATTTCATCATCCAGCGAGGCCAGCATAGCTTTGGACACCGTGGTTTTCCCGGTTCCCACTTCTCCGGTCAGCATAGCAAACCCGCCACCTTCTCCCAGCCCGGCCTGAAGGTGCGTCATCGCCTCACGATGACGTGAACTTAAAAACAGATATCTGGCATTCGGGACGATAGAAAACGGCTGTTCTATAAAGCCGAAGTAATCTTTGTACATTTCTCAACACCTATATTTATCGCTAAGCAAAAGTACCACCGGCTGATAGAATGTAAATATCTTTAATCTTATTTTCTCAGCCCGGAGTGCAAATTGCAGATTTATTTAGTTGGTGGAGCGGTCAGAGACCAGCTATTGGGAATAAAAAGCCACGATAAAGACTGGATGGTCGTTGGCTCGACACCAGAGCAAATGCTGGAACTCGGTTATCAGGCGGTTGGTAAAGACTTCCCGGTTTTTCTGCACCCTAAAACCAAACAGGAATACGCACTGGCAAGAACGGAAAGAAAAACCGCTGCGGGTTATACCGGATTTGAGTGTCACTTCTCTCAGGACGTAACTCTTGAAGAAGATCTGATTCGCCGGGATCTCACCATCAACGCCATGGCGATGGATGAAAACGGTAAGCTATATGATCCTTACAGAGGAAAGCAGGATCTGGATGAGCGTATCCTAAGGCATGTTTCCGATGCTTTTGTCGAAGATCCTCTGCGAGTACTCAGAGTTGCCCGCTTTGCCGCTAAACTTGCTCACCTTGGTTTTTCCATTGCACCGGAAACTATTTCTCTGATGAAGCAGATAGTTGACTCGGGCGAACTGGAACACCTGACCGCAGAAAGAGTCTGGCAGGAGTGGCACAAGTCCCTGCTTACGGAAAACCCGCAAACCTTCCTTTCGGTTTTAAAAGAGTGCGGTGCGCTGAAAGTCGTACTTCCGGAAATCGAACAGTTATTTGGTGTCCCTCAGACTAAAAAGTGGCACCCTGAAATTGATACCGGCATTCACACTCTGATGGTTGCCAGACAAGCCGCAAAGCTTAGCGACTCTCCGCTGATCAGATTCGCCGCTCAGACGCATGATCTTGGCAAAGGTGTTACTCCAAAAGAAGAGTGGCCAAGCCATAAAATGCATGAGTCCCGTGGCCTGCCCCTAATCAAAGCTCTTTGTGAACGGGTACGGGCTCCAAATGACTACAAAGAACTGGCTCTGGCTGTCTGTGCACAGCACTCAAATGTACACAGAGCCGAAGAGCTCCGCCCTGCAACTTTCCTTAAGATCTTCAATAAACTGGATGTATGGAGAAAACCGGAAAAGCTTGAGCAGGTGCTTCTCTGTTGCCTTGCTGACCACCGTGGCAGAAAAGGACTGGAATCCCAACCATACCCGCAGAAAGAACTATTTGAAAAAGCATTTGAAGCCGCTCTTTCGGTGGATGTTCAGGATGTTATTTCGGATGGGTTTAAGGGGAAAGGGATTCGGGATGAGATGGAGAGGAGGCGGCTGTCGGCTGTCAGCTTTCAGCTTTCAGGGTAAATATTTTTCGGCCCTGGGCCCTGGGACGGGCTGCGCCCTACTGGTGCCTGGGTTCAAAAAACATCTACTTTCCCAGGGCCCAGAAACCCAGGGCCCAGGGCCTACGACTTAACTACCCATCATAAACACAACCAACCCAACCCCAAGAATTACCCGGTAAATCACAAACGGCATCATCCCCATCCTTGAGATGATCTTAAGGAAGAAATGGATACACAGGTACGCACTGATAAACGAAGTCACAATACCTGTCAGTAGGAAGCCCACATGAACAGGCTCGGTTCCGGTGACCAGTTTTAGACCCAGGTAGCTTCCAGCAAGGGCGATAATTGGAATCGACATCAGGAATGAGAAGCGCGCAGCTGCTTCTCGGTTAAAGCCTAAATATAAAGCGGCTGTAATCGTTGCGCCTGAGCGGGATGTTCCCGGAATCATAGCCAGAGCCTGAGCAACACCGATAAACAGTGACTTTTTCCAATCAGCGGCATATTCATCATCGCTCAGAGAAGAGTTTTTATCTGCCCACCAGAGTAAGTAAGCAAAGATAAGCGTTGTTGCTGCGATAACCCAGGCACTTCGCAGATAAAGTTCAATAATGTCCTTCATCAGCAAGCCGAAAACGCAGGCAGGTATGGTTGCCAGAACAATCATCCAGGCCAGCTTTGACTCTTTGTCCCTGCGCCCTTTAAAGACAGAGCCTATCAAAGCAGCAAACAGGGTGACCACCTCTTTTCTGAAATAGATCACCACCGCCGCCAGAGTCCCGACATGAACAGCGACATCAAAAGCCAGTCCCTGATCTTCCCAGCCCAGAATCTGTGAAGGCAGGATCAGGTGCGCTGAACTGGAGATTGGAAGAAATTCCGTCAAGCCCTGAATAAGAGCAAGAATAAAAGCCTCAAAGTAACTCATTGTAAATCCATTATTATTGTTTTAGATCCACTGTTTTCAGGGATTCTAGTCCTTCCATTTGCTCCCGGATTTCTCTGATAGCGGTATCAGTTCCCGGAATAACAAGATCCGGAGCCAACTCGTATAGTGGCTGGGTAACAAACGGATATTTATAGATATCTTCTCTCGGGATCACCGGAGATTCCGAAGATATCTGGTCGCCGAATAAAATGATATCCAGATCGAGTGTCCGATCCTGATATTTGCGGGCATTCGCTTCTCTGCCCCATTTCAGCTCTATATTACGCAGGTAGTGTGAAAAATCCGTTAACGTCAGGTTTGTATTCAGTTCAATGACAAAGTTATAGAAGTCGTTGCTGTCAAAACCGATTGCTTCGCATTCGTATATTGCCGACACCCGTAAGTCACTATCCAGTGCAGAGAGCTCTTCAATCGCTGCCCGGCAGTGCTTTTCTCTGTCTATGTTTGTTCCTGCACCGACATAGACAAGTGTCATGCAACGCCTCTTTCAATAATGACGCCCACCCCTTTAGCCTGAGGTACTGCACCCGGCTTAGTCAGGCGAATCTTAATCCATGGCACGGAAAAACGGCTCATCACTAACTCTGCCACTTCTTCAGCCACTCTTTCTACCAATTCAAAGCGTCCGCCTTCAATATGATTAAGAACCGCTTCACTCACTGCTGCATAATCAAGAGCGTCGGCTACGTTATCACTTTTTCCCGCAGGACGGTTATCATGAGCCATCTCAATATCGAGAATCAGCTTCTGTTTAATCGTTTTTTCCCAATCGTATACACCGATTGTGGTAATAACTTCCAGTTGTTCTATAAATACTTTATCCAGCAAGAGGTTACTCCTTCATTTTAAAGAGGTCGGATACCAATAGACGTTAAAACAACGTATTATCCCACAATATCTCTGGCTATTACCAATTTCATTGCCCAAGGAACAGTTATGACGCCAATTGCACTGACAATGATCATCGCAGCCTATCTGTTAGGCTCGATCTCCAGTGCAGTTTTAATATGCCGTCTGTTCAGGCTTCCGGATCCGCGAACTTCCGGATCTCATAACCCCGGTGCAACCAATGTTCTCCGGCTTGGAGGCAAAGTGCCTGCCGCGCTGGTGCTGCTGTGCGATATGTTAAAAGGGACAATACCTGTCTGGTCCAGCTACTTTATGGGTATAGAACCTCTGGTTTTAGGCATCATAGGCATCTCAGCCTGTCTTGGACATATCTATCCAATTTTCTTTCATTTCAGAGGCGGAAAAGGCGTGGCAACCGCTATTGGTGCCATTGCTCCGATAGGCTGGGATATTACAGGGTTTCTAGTAGTCACCTGGCTGACCATCGCGGTTGTCACTCGCTATTCCTCAGCGGCCGCCATAATTACCTCTCTTCTGGCTCCTTTCTATACCTGGATAGTTAAGCCTCTTTATACCCTACCGGTTGCGTTGCTCTGTTGTCTGATTATTTTCAGGCATCATGAGAATATTAAGAGGTTGATTGAGGGGACGGAACCTAAGGTGGGGAATAGGTAGAAGGGCTATGGGCTATGGGCTATGGGCTATGGGCTATGGGCTATGGGCTATGGGCTATGGGCTATGGGCTATGGGCTATGGGCTATGCAAGATTCGAATCGAATACGCATGGTGTCAAGCTTTTCCCTATAGCCTAATCACCTCATAGCCCATCAGGGCAAAGCCCATCCCTTATTTTATTGATTCCAGTTGATCAATCGGCCACCTAGGCTTAGCTTCAACCGACAAATCCGACACTTCCCCGTTCTTCAACCGTTGCATGCCCGCATAGGCGATCATCGCACCGTTATCAGTACAGAACTCCGTTCTCGGGTAATAGACTTCGCCTTTACGCTTTTTCGCCAGTGCTTCCAGTTCAGCACGCAGCTGTTTGTTGGCACTTACGCCGCCGGCGATAACAATGCGGTTCATTCCGGTTTGTTCCAGTGCGCGCTTACACTTGATTGCCAGTGTGGCGCATACCGCTTCCTGGAAGGCATAAGCGATATCTGCGCGGGTCTGGTCGTCATTGTCGTTTGCTGCAATGGTATTTGCAGCAAAGGTTTTAAGGCCGGAGAAACTCATATCCAACCCCGGACGGTCGGTCATCGGGCGTGGAAATTTAAAACGACCCGGAGTGCCTTTTTCTGCCAGTCTGGAGAGCAGAGGTCCGCCCGGATAGTCCAGCCCCATCAGCTTCGCCGTCTTATCAAAAGCTTCACCAGCGGCATCATCAATGGATTCACCAAGAATCTTGTATTCGCCAATACCCTTCACTTCCACAATCATAGTATGACCACCGGAAACCAGCAGAGCGATAAAAGGAAATGGCGGTGGGTTATCTTCCAGCATAGGAGCAAGAAGGTGCCCTTCCATATGGTGAACAGCAACCGCAGGAACATCCCATGCGTAAGCGATACTGCGTCCGATAGTGGCACCAACAAGCAGTGCACCAACAAGACCCGGGCCTGCAGTATAAGCCACACCATCAAAGTCTGCTGGCGTTAAGCCTGAATCTTTCAATGCCTCTTTAATCAGTGGAATAGTCTTCTTCACATGATCCCGTGAAGCAAGCTCAGGCACCACACCGCCGTAATCTGCATGGAGTTTTACCTGACTATAAAGCTTGTGAGACACCAGTCCCTTCTCGTCATCATAAATTGCTATACCTGTTTCATCACAGGAGGTTTCGATACCTAAAATGCGCATAATTTTCTCAGCACGTCTTTCTCAGAAAATAAAATTGGCGCAATATTACCTAATTCCACAAATTTTGACCACGATAAAGCTTTACAAAGGGCTATCGATCGGATTAAAATTCGGCACCATTTTTGATCAAGCTGGTTAAGTACCGTTCAATAGCGATACGGTTACAAAGGAACCAGCGTTAACGAATAACCCCTGAGGTGAAAGGCATATGCCAGTAGTTAAAGTACGTGAAAACGAACCGTTCGACGTTGCACTACGTCGTTTCAAGCGCTCTTGCGAAAAAGCAGGTATCCTATCTGAAGTACGTCGTCGCGAGCACTATGAAAAACCAACAACAGTTCGCAAACGCGCTAAAGCAGCTGCTCAGAAGCGTCACGCTAAGAAGCTAGCTCGCGAAAACGCACGTCGCGTTCGCCTGTACTAATAACTAAGTCCACAAGGAATTTAGTTATGGCTCTGATTGACCAACTCAAAGAAGAGCAAAAAGCTGCGATGAAAGCCAAGGACAAAGCTCGCCTTGGCACTATTCGTTTAGCCCTTTCAGCAATTAAGCAACGTGAAGTTGACGAGAAGATCACTCTGACCGACGACGATATCATTGCCGTGCTGACTAAAATGGTTAAACAGCGTCGCGACTCTGTTACGCAGTTTGAATCTGCAGGTCGCCAAGACCTTGCCGATGCTGAGAAAGCAGAAATTACCGTACTTGAGGAATTTATGCCTCAACCGCTTAGCGAAGAAGAAGTAGCTGCACTTATTGAAGCTGCAATTACTGATTCCGGCGCTGCGGGCATGCAAGACATGGGTAAAGTAATGGGCGTTCTTAAGCCACAGATTCAGGGCCGTGCAGATATGGGTAAAGTGAGCGGTTTAGTTCGCGCTAAGCTTGCTTAAAACCCGACCCAAGTTATAGCAAGCCGTGCTATCCTTTTTGGAGTGCACGGCTTGTTCGTATCCGTTCCCTATTTATTGATTCAGTAATCAGGACTTATG is from Vibrio sp. JC009 and encodes:
- a CDS encoding inorganic triphosphatase — encoded protein: METEIELKFFVSPDFSEKLKEKITETKILQNSCRELGNTYFDTPDNWLRQHDIGLRIRRFDDVFVQTVKTSGRVVAGLHQRPEFNAEHTSNEPELTLHPEEIWPDGKSVAKLQGELIPIFSTNFTREQWLVGMPDGSQIEVAFDLGAVVADDKEEPICEVELELKSGQTEALFTLARSISEGGGMRLGNLSKAARGYRLAQGHRGDKVKSLALVDTREKDSVEACFVKSLEHALAHWHYHEQIFFERPSLSALHEIGNSISFIRQTLTVFGGIVPRRASAILRQELKWLDEELHWLKDADYIDDLCEDKGHALRKLDARKWLVKHLNDEREALPDREETLDLLQSARYTGLLLDLSRWILARGWQPFLDDKAREKMAKPIRRFSEKQLDRTWAELIEAFPTEQDLSRQEYIDQQYRLMRNLYTGVCFASIYDIGQRNAFRLPWADLYQGIDDLLTLGPLQKYVDQLEGDEKNQLERWLSRQESSILHAMEQTRNMCVEAQPYWLRQ
- a CDS encoding TIGR04211 family SH3 domain-containing protein, giving the protein MKKLFTLVLCTLLATPSAFAAQRYIADNLFTYMHSGPSNQFRIIGSVNAGDKVNLVNVNKDTGYSEVVDSKGRKGWVESKFVTRQASMAVRLPKLEKELAEVKAKLANAEKSANQEQAGLIESLDIRNKQIAELEANYSDISQKLTESQKDVRELRARLDTQKEDLLLKYFMYGGGVAGIGLLFGLILPHIIPRRKKSPNGWA
- a CDS encoding general secretion pathway protein GspB, with translation MGLVAEESSALQDPDVRVISLDYPQFGELQPVVRNKADDTVAQEVTAQVIQEEPVPQQVVGSESKRAKELDLDSLDLSELSPELAKRVQNAFEEDSATSGLGEQDAPKPEKLTENLKKYAGQLPALNLQTHMYASDSKRRWVKINDKELSEGEWLDTSIQLISISPRNIVIAFNGQQVEIPALYEWEG
- a CDS encoding multifunctional CCA addition/repair protein, whose amino-acid sequence is MQIYLVGGAVRDQLLGIKSHDKDWMVVGSTPEQMLELGYQAVGKDFPVFLHPKTKQEYALARTERKTAAGYTGFECHFSQDVTLEEDLIRRDLTINAMAMDENGKLYDPYRGKQDLDERILRHVSDAFVEDPLRVLRVARFAAKLAHLGFSIAPETISLMKQIVDSGELEHLTAERVWQEWHKSLLTENPQTFLSVLKECGALKVVLPEIEQLFGVPQTKKWHPEIDTGIHTLMVARQAAKLSDSPLIRFAAQTHDLGKGVTPKEEWPSHKMHESRGLPLIKALCERVRAPNDYKELALAVCAQHSNVHRAEELRPATFLKIFNKLDVWRKPEKLEQVLLCCLADHRGRKGLESQPYPQKELFEKAFEAALSVDVQDVISDGFKGKGIRDEMERRRLSAVSFQLSG
- a CDS encoding undecaprenyl-diphosphate phosphatase, with product MSYFEAFILALIQGLTEFLPISSSAHLILPSQILGWEDQGLAFDVAVHVGTLAAVVIYFRKEVVTLFAALIGSVFKGRRDKESKLAWMIVLATIPACVFGLLMKDIIELYLRSAWVIAATTLIFAYLLWWADKNSSLSDDEYAADWKKSLFIGVAQALAMIPGTSRSGATITAALYLGFNREAAARFSFLMSIPIIALAGSYLGLKLVTGTEPVHVGFLLTGIVTSFISAYLCIHFFLKIISRMGMMPFVIYRVILGVGLVVFMMGS
- the folK gene encoding 2-amino-4-hydroxy-6-hydroxymethyldihydropteridine diphosphokinase is translated as MTLVYVGAGTNIDREKHCRAAIEELSALDSDLRVSAIYECEAIGFDSNDFYNFVIELNTNLTLTDFSHYLRNIELKWGREANARKYQDRTLDLDIILFGDQISSESPVIPREDIYKYPFVTQPLYELAPDLVIPGTDTAIREIREQMEGLESLKTVDLKQ
- the folB gene encoding bifunctional dihydroneopterin aldolase/7,8-dihydroneopterin epimerase, which produces MDKVFIEQLEVITTIGVYDWEKTIKQKLILDIEMAHDNRPAGKSDNVADALDYAAVSEAVLNHIEGGRFELVERVAEEVAELVMSRFSVPWIKIRLTKPGAVPQAKGVGVIIERGVA
- the plsY gene encoding glycerol-3-phosphate 1-O-acyltransferase PlsY encodes the protein MTPIALTMIIAAYLLGSISSAVLICRLFRLPDPRTSGSHNPGATNVLRLGGKVPAALVLLCDMLKGTIPVWSSYFMGIEPLVLGIIGISACLGHIYPIFFHFRGGKGVATAIGAIAPIGWDITGFLVVTWLTIAVVTRYSSAAAIITSLLAPFYTWIVKPLYTLPVALLCCLIIFRHHENIKRLIEGTEPKVGNR
- the tsaD gene encoding tRNA (adenosine(37)-N6)-threonylcarbamoyltransferase complex transferase subunit TsaD: MRILGIETSCDETGIAIYDDEKGLVSHKLYSQVKLHADYGGVVPELASRDHVKKTIPLIKEALKDSGLTPADFDGVAYTAGPGLVGALLVGATIGRSIAYAWDVPAVAVHHMEGHLLAPMLEDNPPPFPFIALLVSGGHTMIVEVKGIGEYKILGESIDDAAGEAFDKTAKLMGLDYPGGPLLSRLAEKGTPGRFKFPRPMTDRPGLDMSFSGLKTFAANTIAANDNDDQTRADIAYAFQEAVCATLAIKCKRALEQTGMNRIVIAGGVSANKQLRAELEALAKKRKGEVYYPRTEFCTDNGAMIAYAGMQRLKNGEVSDLSVEAKPRWPIDQLESIK
- the rpsU gene encoding 30S ribosomal protein S21, with amino-acid sequence MPVVKVRENEPFDVALRRFKRSCEKAGILSEVRRREHYEKPTTVRKRAKAAAQKRHAKKLARENARRVRLY
- a CDS encoding GatB/YqeY domain-containing protein encodes the protein MALIDQLKEEQKAAMKAKDKARLGTIRLALSAIKQREVDEKITLTDDDIIAVLTKMVKQRRDSVTQFESAGRQDLADAEKAEITVLEEFMPQPLSEEEVAALIEAAITDSGAAGMQDMGKVMGVLKPQIQGRADMGKVSGLVRAKLA